From Strigops habroptila isolate Jane chromosome 1, bStrHab1.2.pri, whole genome shotgun sequence, a single genomic window includes:
- the C1H7orf25 gene encoding UPF0415 protein C7orf25 homolog: protein MSVQSLLCERIAVAKELIKRAEALSESQKRRIEGGAKLCSKLKAELNFLHKVEAGKVAIKESHLQSTNLTHLQAIIQSAENLEDVVSVLHVFAYEDRFGDKQTLVVDVVANGGHTWVKAIGRKAEALHNIWLGRGQYGDKSIIEQAEDFLQASRQQPVEYSNPHIIFAFYNSVSSPMAERLKEMGISVRGDIVAVNSLAEPSAENQHLGASESDEEGPELLQVTRVDRENLVASVAFPTQIKVNVCNRVNLDITTLITYVSALSYGGCYFIFKEKVLTEQAAQERRERVLPQLEEFMEGKELFACESAVRDFQSILETLGGPGEKERAEMLVRRIQVVPDQPSDRALGLVASSKINSRSLTIFGTGDTLKAITMTANSGFVRAAANQGVRFSVFVHQPRALTESKESVATPLPKSCPPGNGL from the coding sequence ATGTCTGTGCAGTCGCTGCTTTGTGAAAGAATTGCTGTTGCCAAAGAATTGATCAAGAGAGCAGAAGCCCTTTCCGAGTCCCAGAAAAGGAGAATAGAAGGTGGGGCAAAACTATGCAGCAAACTGAAGGCTGAGCTAAACTTCTTACACAAGGTGGAGGCGGGGAAGGTGGCCATTAAAGAATCCCACCTGCAGAGTACAAACCTTACCCATCTCCAGGCCATTATTCAGTCAGCAGAGAACCTGGAGGACGTTGTCAGTGTCCTCCATGTCTTTGCTTATGAGGACAGGTTTGGAGACAAGCAGACACTGGTGGTGGATGTCGTTGCAAATGGAGGTCACACGTGGGTGAAGGCCATCGGCCGGAAGGCTGAGGCCCTGCATAACATCTGGCTGGGGAGAGGCCAGTATGGTGACAAAAGCATCATTGAGCAGGCAGAGGACTTCCTGCAAGCAAGCCGTCAGCAGCCAGTGGAGTACAGCAATCCCCACATAATCTTTGCCTTCTACAACAGCGTGTCCAGTCCTATGGCAGAGCGGCTCAAGGAGATGGGAATATCTGTGCGAGGAGACATTGTTGCTGTGAACTCGCTGGCAGAGCCATCCGCAGAAAACCAGCACCTTGGTGCCAGTGAATCGGATGAAGAAGGCCCTGAACTCCTGCAGGTGACCCGAGTAGATCGGGAGAATTTAGTGGCCAGCGTTGCTTTTCCTACCCAGATTAAAGTAAACGTGTGCAACAGAGTTAACTTGGACATCACTACCTTAATAACCTACGTCTCTGCTCTCAGCTATGGTGGCTGCTACTTCATCTTCAAAGAGAAAGTGCTAACGGAGCAAGCGGCtcaggaaaggagggagagagtCCTGCCTCAGCTGGAGGAGTTcatggaggggaaggagctCTTTGCCTGTGAATCTGCTGTCAGAGATTTTCAGTCCATCTTGGAAACGCTGGGAGGACCTGGGGAGAAAGAACGAGCTGAGATGCTTGTGAGAAGAATTCAAGTGGTGCCAGATCAGCCATCTGACCGTGCCTTAGGACTAGTGGCTAGTTCAAAAATCAACAGCCGTTCTCTAACCATTTTTGGGACAGGAGACACTTTAAAAGCCATCACCATGACTGCAAATAGTGGGTTTGTGAGGGCAGCAGCTAACCAGGGAGTCAGGTTCAGTGTTTTTGTCCATCAGCCACGGGCAttgacagaaagcaaagaatctGTTGCCACACCTTTACCAAAGAGCTGCCCGCCTGGCAATGGGCTATAA